Proteins from a genomic interval of Nematostella vectensis chromosome 12, jaNemVect1.1, whole genome shotgun sequence:
- the LOC5509639 gene encoding bifunctional arginine demethylase and lysyl-hydroxylase JMJD6, producing the protein MSSQNLDELTNLFSELRKKARKEGEDDEIIRKELLNSVKSSRARNSKGLLVKFVVFFIVPLILGVGSYYGAKEYIKRWKDEGPCLVEVNELFGEMTRKPSDCAMMCEGLEAVPKVSGLTREEFIEKYAYKGRPVVVTDAAQNWSALDTFNFTFLKKLYDSSKNSYKITEEECQFFPYKTEFLTLKDAFHMPKERAEFKGKPWYIGWSNCDPVVREKLRQHYQRPYFLPAESETSQQDWLFMGGPGLGAQIHIDSVERPSWQAQLSGTKVWTLIPPPECEHVCHSMKVPINKGEVIVIDTNQWFHKTEVMPGNISITIGAEFD; encoded by the exons ATGAGCTCACAAAATCTCGACGAATTGACTAATCTCTTCAGCGAACTACGCAAAAAAGCCCGCAAAGAAGGAGAGGATGATGAAATTATTCGCAAGGAATTGTTAAACAGTGTAAAATCTAGTCGGGCGAGAAATTCCAAAGGTCTACTAGTAaagtttgttgtgttttttatcGTGCCTCTAATCCTTGGTGTGGGCAGCTATTATGGAGCTAAAGAATACATCAAACGATGGAAAGATGAAGGCCCTTGCCTGGTCGAGGTGAATGAGCTATTTGGCGAAATGACACGTAAACCGAGCGACTGTGCAATGATGTGTGAAGGACTCGAAGCTGTGCCGAAAGTATCGGGTTTGACAAGGGAAGAATTCATAGAGAAGTACGCATACAAAGGGAGGCCTGTTGTGGTTACCGATGCCGCCCAAAATTGGTCTGCCCTGGACACTTTTAACTTTACTTTTTTGAAGAAGCTCTACGACAGCAGTAAAAATTCTTACAAAATCACTGAAGAAGAGTGTCAATTTTTCCCCTACAAAACCGAGTTCTTGACGCTAAAGGATGCCTTCCACATGCCGAAAGAGCGGGCAGAATTCAAGGGAAAGCCTTGGTATATTGGCTG GAGTAACTGTGACCCTGTGGTCCGTGAGAAGTTAAGACAGCATTACCAACGTCCATACTTCCTACCGGCAGAGTCAGAGACAAGTCAACAAGATTGGCTCTTCATGGGGGGCCCAGGACTCGGAGCACAGATCCAT ATTGATAGTGTTGAGCGTCCTTCATGGCAAGCACAGCTTTCTGGCACCAAGGTCTGGACACTTATCCCCCCGCCCGAATGCGAGCATGTCTGTCACTCCATGAAAGTTCCAATCAACAAAGGAGAAGTCA tTGTTATTGACACAAACCAGTGGTTCCACAAGACGGAGGTCATGCCAGGAAACATCAGTATCACAATTGGTGCAGAATTTGACTGA